A window from Anaerolineae bacterium encodes these proteins:
- a CDS encoding type II toxin-antitoxin system Phd/YefM family antitoxin has protein sequence MKTISFTDFRKRASGFITEVEHGETIVLIRRGKPVAEVIPFSDKFRIPSWKQPGIRLQISGSDLSSAIIEERETT, from the coding sequence ATGAAAACTATTTCATTTACCGATTTTCGTAAAAGGGCATCAGGTTTCATAACTGAGGTGGAACATGGTGAAACGATTGTTCTTATACGTCGCGGGAAGCCTGTGGCCGAAGTTATTCCGTTTTCCGATAAATTCAGGATACCTTCATGGAAGCAACCGGGTATCCGTTTGCAAATTTCAGGAAGCGATCTATCCTCTGCTATCATTGAAGAGCGTGAAACTACCTGA
- a CDS encoding type II toxin-antitoxin system VapC family toxin, translating into MRLSVDSSSLAKRYVQEDGSEEMDSLLQHASELALCIILVPEIISALNRRQREQVLTVMDYRKAKRQLLDDVRDATVLQVTPAVISRSLNLLEKNVLRAMDAIHVACALEWQADLFVTSDSRQFEAAKNAGLQTEYIG; encoded by the coding sequence ATGAGACTCTCTGTTGATTCATCATCCCTTGCCAAAAGGTATGTCCAAGAAGATGGTAGCGAAGAAATGGACAGTTTGTTGCAGCATGCATCGGAGTTAGCTCTCTGTATTATTTTAGTACCTGAAATCATTTCTGCGCTTAACCGGCGACAGCGAGAACAAGTTTTAACAGTTATGGACTATCGGAAGGCAAAGCGGCAATTACTGGATGATGTCCGTGACGCTACTGTTCTTCAGGTCACTCCAGCGGTGATTTCACGTTCACTCAATCTGCTGGAAAAAAATGTATTGCGAGCAATGGATGCTATACATGTTGCTTGTGCTTTGGAGTGGCAGGCAGATCTATTTGTCACCTCTGACAGCAGACAATTTGAAGCGGCCAAGAACGCAGGACTTCAAACCGAATACATCGGCTAA
- a CDS encoding LOG family protein, giving the protein MSLNESPDCKIEKIIRADASEVVALASVHLDDEQMQYFLRNKDCLTTDLHSTKARLGINQEKLSPFELKGNKISYEARFWFYIPEYSAGLTIDQLIKTGLEIGKIYLKNPELKYSAEELINLISNRTIIVPKGTMVLEEGILVVPIMPFIHLPNPIVLTPNYLKAAVGKMIPREDFYFAQPEQKVDQVIVPAGSGVISHTSLFTQQNEIYILDPEHTDARVGSKYTNGIIYLELVGGEKDIVKEKVHIEVYKPASVKRSVKKKFYIDLQSSFLERLYKERTVDENTIAAISDAGEQKFIELKNRCDLLLHELWPYTSLVVQDFPNRLLASYLIVAADLGLIRNLTFMRAPEEEYFFKSDDLAFMNKLQDMGVEIYWKNPLQGDLVLYKKFFMRSSVIPSFNEAFSSRKLAAFYGTAGKVDADTQKEIVDSIKSFKDFHGGICGILTGGNTGSVMSFVSESTASLGMLSGAVYWKIPGVEIYPHVDFAAYLARNDLLERQEILSEATEADIYFKGGVGTNLENAITFVKKKLGIGHYKPQIFVGEFYKPLQDWLNHLISEGMVNSKVFESCYFITHGSEIFDTLCKHFGSEDKMIYEVTANEIW; this is encoded by the coding sequence GTGTCCCTGAATGAAAGCCCTGACTGTAAGATTGAGAAGATTATTCGTGCAGATGCTTCTGAGGTTGTTGCACTGGCCTCAGTACACCTCGACGACGAACAGATGCAGTATTTCCTGCGCAACAAAGATTGCCTGACAACAGACTTGCATAGCACAAAGGCAAGACTCGGCATCAATCAGGAAAAACTCAGTCCTTTTGAACTCAAAGGAAACAAGATATCCTATGAAGCCAGATTCTGGTTCTATATTCCAGAATATTCCGCAGGCCTTACTATTGACCAGTTAATAAAAACCGGTCTTGAAATCGGCAAGATTTATTTGAAAAACCCTGAACTCAAATACTCTGCCGAGGAATTGATCAATCTCATTTCAAACCGCACCATCATTGTTCCCAAGGGAACCATGGTGCTGGAGGAAGGCATTCTGGTCGTACCGATTATGCCCTTTATCCATCTGCCCAATCCCATTGTCCTGACGCCCAATTATCTGAAGGCTGCCGTAGGTAAAATGATTCCCCGTGAAGATTTCTATTTTGCTCAGCCTGAGCAAAAAGTGGACCAGGTCATAGTGCCGGCGGGAAGCGGGGTAATATCGCATACCAGCCTTTTTACACAGCAAAACGAGATTTATATTCTCGATCCTGAACACACAGATGCCAGGGTAGGGAGTAAATACACCAACGGGATCATATATCTTGAACTCGTGGGAGGAGAAAAGGACATCGTAAAGGAGAAGGTCCACATAGAAGTCTATAAACCAGCTTCAGTAAAACGCAGTGTGAAAAAAAAGTTCTATATCGACCTGCAATCCTCATTTTTGGAGAGACTTTACAAAGAGCGTACTGTGGATGAAAACACCATCGCAGCCATCAGTGACGCTGGAGAGCAAAAATTCATTGAGCTAAAAAATAGGTGCGACCTACTCTTACATGAGCTATGGCCTTATACCTCGCTGGTAGTCCAGGACTTCCCTAACCGACTCCTTGCATCTTATCTGATTGTAGCCGCTGACCTTGGCCTCATCAGGAATCTGACCTTTATGAGGGCCCCGGAGGAGGAATATTTTTTCAAGTCAGACGACCTTGCCTTTATGAATAAGCTTCAGGACATGGGTGTGGAGATTTACTGGAAGAACCCTTTACAGGGGGATCTGGTCTTGTACAAGAAATTCTTTATGAGGTCTTCTGTGATACCCTCATTTAACGAGGCCTTCAGCTCAAGAAAGCTTGCCGCGTTTTATGGAACAGCAGGGAAAGTAGATGCCGACACACAAAAAGAAATTGTAGACAGCATCAAGTCCTTCAAGGACTTCCACGGCGGCATTTGCGGCATTCTCACAGGTGGCAATACAGGAAGTGTCATGTCCTTTGTATCCGAAAGCACGGCTTCTCTGGGTATGCTATCCGGGGCCGTGTACTGGAAGATCCCTGGGGTAGAAATTTATCCCCATGTGGATTTTGCGGCGTATCTGGCTCGAAATGATTTGCTGGAAAGACAGGAAATCTTATCTGAAGCCACTGAGGCAGACATCTATTTTAAAGGCGGAGTGGGGACCAACCTTGAAAATGCCATAACTTTCGTGAAGAAGAAGCTTGGCATTGGGCACTACAAGCCGCAAATATTTGTAGGAGAATTTTACAAGCCACTTCAGGACTGGCTCAACCACCTGATATCTGAGGGGATGGTGAACTCCAAGGTTTTTGAAAGCTGCTATTTTATCACGCATGGCTCTGAGATCTTCGATACTCTGTGCAAACACTTCGGCTCGGAAGACAAGATGATCTACGAAGTCACAGCGAATGAAATATGGTAA
- a CDS encoding alpha/beta hydrolase, whose translation MNIAIKILLWLFFIYVAYCCLLLLMQRQILFPRHQIVMASSDAEYSIPGMEKIWIDTAGGKIETWFLPPETNRPSPAVIFAHGNAEIIDMWPETLKGFTRLGIGVLLVEYPGYGRSEGSPSQRSISKTFVAAYDMLIKRKDVDSSKIILFGHSIGGGAVCTLAEQRPSAMLILKSTFISIKSMASKYFVPGFIAPDPFDNLSVVGSYNGPVLIIHGKKDELIPYKHGLTLYKAAKQGTLLTYDCAHNDCPPDWDKFFQDIEPILHQAGCLYP comes from the coding sequence ATGAATATAGCAATTAAAATTCTTTTATGGCTTTTCTTTATATATGTTGCTTATTGCTGTCTTCTTTTGCTGATGCAGAGACAAATTTTGTTTCCACGTCATCAAATCGTAATGGCTTCGTCAGACGCGGAGTATAGTATTCCGGGGATGGAGAAGATCTGGATAGATACGGCCGGCGGAAAAATAGAAACATGGTTTCTGCCACCTGAAACCAACCGGCCTTCACCCGCGGTTATTTTCGCTCATGGAAATGCTGAAATAATCGACATGTGGCCGGAAACACTAAAAGGCTTTACTCGGCTCGGCATCGGTGTGCTGCTTGTCGAATACCCGGGCTATGGAAGATCAGAAGGATCCCCTTCTCAACGCAGCATTTCCAAAACATTTGTTGCAGCCTATGACATGCTGATTAAACGCAAGGATGTCGATTCTTCAAAAATCATCCTTTTTGGACACTCAATCGGCGGCGGCGCCGTATGCACCCTGGCAGAGCAACGGCCTTCGGCAATGCTTATCCTTAAGTCAACATTTATCAGTATCAAGTCAATGGCCTCAAAATACTTTGTTCCCGGTTTTATTGCGCCTGATCCATTTGACAATCTTTCTGTTGTCGGTTCATACAACGGGCCGGTACTGATAATTCACGGAAAAAAGGACGAGCTTATCCCATACAAGCACGGACTTACCCTCTATAAAGCAGCCAAGCAAGGAACACTGCTTACATACGACTGCGCTCATAATGACTGCCCTCCAGACTGGGACAAATTTTTTCAGGATATAGAACCGATTCTTCATCAAGCCGGTTGCCTCTATCCTTGA
- a CDS encoding substrate-binding domain-containing protein: protein MKKSVMWILTVVFMICIVPGTTMGADKILKMSTTTSTQNSGLLDVLLPQLEKDIGIQVKVIAKGTGAAIRDGMDGNVDIVFVHAKSREERFVKDGYGAYRLAVMHNDFVIAGPVADPAKIKGMVKAEIALKAIANTKSRFVSRGDDSGTHTKEQALWQATGLSLKTETTEIINKGGKRSVSFQHPEGLGQWYLSIGQGMGKSLTYAEEKQSYILVDRGTYLKYKYGRKQGLDLEILCEGDPGLFNPYGIIPINPKKYPHVKFELADTLAKWLVSPKVQAIIANYKIEGRQAFFPDAVEDAK, encoded by the coding sequence ATGAAAAAAAGTGTAATGTGGATTTTAACCGTGGTTTTCATGATATGTATAGTTCCCGGTACAACCATGGGGGCTGATAAAATACTGAAGATGTCAACAACAACCAGCACACAGAATTCCGGACTATTGGATGTATTGTTGCCTCAATTAGAAAAGGATATTGGCATACAGGTTAAGGTTATTGCAAAGGGTACGGGAGCTGCAATAAGAGACGGAATGGACGGAAATGTGGATATCGTCTTTGTGCATGCAAAAAGCAGGGAAGAAAGGTTCGTCAAAGACGGCTACGGTGCATATAGATTAGCGGTAATGCATAACGACTTTGTGATTGCCGGCCCTGTTGCAGACCCGGCAAAAATTAAAGGTATGGTCAAAGCAGAGATAGCGCTGAAAGCAATTGCGAATACAAAATCCCGCTTTGTATCCCGTGGGGATGACAGCGGTACACACACCAAAGAACAGGCGCTATGGCAGGCCACCGGATTATCCCTTAAAACAGAGACCACCGAAATCATAAACAAGGGGGGGAAACGAAGCGTCTCCTTTCAGCACCCTGAAGGGCTTGGACAATGGTATCTTTCAATAGGACAGGGCATGGGAAAAAGCCTGACATATGCCGAGGAAAAGCAGTCATACATCCTCGTTGACCGTGGGACTTACTTAAAATATAAGTATGGTCGGAAGCAGGGCCTTGACCTTGAGATCCTCTGCGAAGGTGATCCAGGGCTTTTTAATCCTTACGGGATTATCCCGATTAATCCAAAAAAATATCCCCACGTGAAGTTTGAGCTGGCTGATACCCTTGCTAAATGGCTGGTGTCGCCAAAAGTCCAGGCTATAATAGCTAATTACAAGATAGAGGGGCGACAGGCCTTTTTTCCAGATGCAGTCGAAGATGCCAAATAA
- a CDS encoding ABC transporter permease, with translation MDFLIDSFLSALLLIWSMDPELLVIVQVSLKVSAISTIIASVAGIPAGFLIAFRSFRGKRLVITVLNTLLAMPTVVIGLFVYAFISRRGIFGAFDLLYTQKAIIIGQVILIIPIVTTFTITAINRIDDRYRKTALTLGANLFQTAVAIIREARFGIVASIIVAFGRVIAEVGISMMLGGNAKGFTRTITTAMALEYDKGEFVLSVALGIVLLMVSFGMNVFFNYFQGKARV, from the coding sequence ATGGATTTTCTTATTGATAGCTTTTTGTCAGCCTTGCTGCTCATCTGGTCGATGGACCCCGAACTGCTGGTGATTGTTCAGGTCTCTTTGAAGGTAAGCGCCATATCGACGATTATTGCGAGTGTTGCAGGGATTCCAGCCGGGTTTTTAATCGCTTTCAGATCGTTTCGCGGAAAACGTCTGGTTATTACCGTGCTCAACACTTTGCTGGCCATGCCCACGGTGGTAATCGGTCTTTTTGTTTATGCCTTTATCTCCAGGAGGGGAATCTTCGGGGCATTCGACCTTCTTTATACTCAGAAAGCGATAATTATCGGCCAGGTAATTCTTATTATTCCTATTGTCACCACCTTTACCATTACCGCCATCAACCGGATCGACGATCGGTATCGCAAGACCGCCCTGACTCTTGGAGCCAACCTCTTCCAAACTGCCGTAGCAATTATTCGTGAAGCCCGCTTTGGAATCGTGGCTTCGATTATTGTTGCTTTCGGCAGGGTCATTGCCGAGGTGGGAATCAGTATGATGCTTGGTGGAAATGCCAAAGGTTTCACGCGAACTATAACCACGGCAATGGCTCTGGAATATGACAAGGGAGAGTTTGTCCTGAGCGTCGCACTTGGAATCGTGCTCCTTATGGTGAGTTTTGGAATGAATGTTTTTTTTAATTACTTTCAGGGGAAAGCCAGGGTGTAA
- a CDS encoding ATP-binding cassette domain-containing protein → MFFLITFRGKPGCNAVLYELKNLKKTYDQRTVLNLETLKLEKNKVLGLLGPNGAGKTTLLEIMAFLTRPDSGDIWFEKERVNFTNGKLIDLRRKVVLIQQQPILFTTTVFKNVEYPLKLRETPRAERMKVVKELLKIVGMEMFEQASAHNLSGGETHRVAIAQALACSPEVILMDEPTASVDVENQINIERIIKEINQKKGISVIFTTHNMIQASRLADETIFLFEGKIAQSVYENIFSGHIEVDSNGYKYCVLHSGLKLRVSSQKTGLIRISIDPKAMRLSQKKSAPFTNNTFKGTLIQLTDEQSWVRALVDVGIPLSVLIPKDVFKSLHLYLGEEVRLSCPKESIDIF, encoded by the coding sequence ATGTTTTTTTTAATTACTTTCAGGGGAAAGCCAGGGTGTAATGCCGTGCTCTATGAATTAAAGAACTTGAAGAAGACCTATGATCAAAGAACGGTTTTGAATCTGGAAACCCTCAAGCTTGAAAAAAACAAAGTCCTTGGTCTTTTGGGCCCCAACGGAGCAGGAAAAACCACACTTTTGGAGATCATGGCCTTTCTAACCAGGCCTGACTCAGGTGATATATGGTTTGAAAAAGAAAGGGTAAATTTCACCAACGGCAAACTGATTGACCTGCGCCGCAAGGTCGTCCTCATCCAGCAGCAACCGATCCTGTTTACAACAACAGTCTTTAAGAATGTGGAATATCCGCTGAAGCTACGCGAAACGCCCAGGGCAGAGCGAATGAAAGTTGTTAAAGAGCTCCTGAAAATTGTGGGAATGGAAATGTTCGAGCAGGCAAGCGCTCATAATCTATCCGGCGGCGAAACCCATCGGGTTGCAATTGCGCAGGCCCTTGCCTGCTCGCCGGAGGTTATTCTTATGGATGAACCTACGGCAAGCGTGGATGTGGAAAATCAGATTAATATCGAGCGTATAATCAAAGAGATTAATCAGAAAAAAGGTATTTCAGTGATTTTTACAACTCACAATATGATTCAAGCCTCAAGGTTGGCGGATGAGACCATATTTCTATTTGAAGGAAAGATCGCTCAATCTGTTTACGAAAATATCTTTAGCGGCCACATTGAGGTCGATTCTAACGGATATAAATACTGTGTATTACACAGCGGCCTGAAGTTGCGTGTATCTTCTCAAAAAACGGGCTTGATTCGAATATCCATTGACCCTAAAGCAATGAGGCTCAGCCAGAAGAAAAGCGCCCCCTTCACGAACAACACCTTTAAAGGAACCCTTATACAGCTCACCGACGAGCAGAGCTGGGTGCGGGCATTGGTGGACGTGGGAATACCCCTAAGCGTTTTAATTCCCAAGGATGTTTTTAAGAGTCTTCATCTGTACCTGGGAGAGGAAGTCCGGCTAAGCTGTCCAAAAGAGAGCATTGATATTTTCTAA